In the genome of Cellvibrio sp. KY-YJ-3, one region contains:
- the crcB gene encoding fluoride efflux transporter CrcB translates to MQWLAIALGGALGSVLRFAAVGYLTPLLNYRFPLGTFVVNIVGSFLIGVAYVLLVEKTTLPVEWRLFFITGILGGFTTFSAFSLEILQLWQEGHVLNALVYASSSVILGLLMAFVGMALTQKIF, encoded by the coding sequence ATGCAGTGGTTAGCAATCGCATTAGGTGGTGCTCTTGGCTCAGTGCTTAGATTCGCTGCCGTCGGTTATTTAACGCCGCTATTGAATTACCGGTTTCCACTCGGCACCTTTGTGGTGAATATTGTCGGGTCATTTTTGATTGGCGTGGCTTATGTACTGCTGGTAGAAAAAACCACCTTGCCTGTCGAATGGCGTTTATTTTTTATCACCGGAATTTTAGGGGGCTTCACCACCTTCTCAGCTTTTTCGCTGGAAATTTTACAGCTGTGGCAAGAAGGGCACGTGTTAAACGCGCTTGTGTATGCCAGCAGCTCGGTGATTCTGGGTTTATTAATGGCCTTTGTTGGTATGGCATTAACCCAAAAAATATTTTAG
- a CDS encoding replication-associated recombination protein A: MDLFASSAPAYQPLAARMRPRNLDDYIGQEHLLSVGKPLREAITRGQLHSMILWGPPGVGKTSLAKLFAEQADARFESLSAVLSGVKEIRAAVATAQQERISSRRKTILFVDEVHRFNKSQQDAFLPYVEDGTFIFIGATTENPSFELNNALLSRCRVYVLRGLQPEQLKDVLQQALDDNERGLGGQDIRIDKDTLMTLAQAADGDARKALNLLEISADLAEDAGDHKIINEQVIAEVLASDVRRFDKGGDIFYEQISALHKSVRGSSPDGALYWLARMLDGGCDPLYIARRVVRMASEDIGNADPRALPLCLSAWDVQERLGSPEGQLAIAQAVVYLACAPKSNAVYNAFNQVMADVRSQPAFDVPMHLRNAPTKLMKSMDYGAEYRYAHDEPGAYAAGENYLPEEIAQARYYQPVERGLELKIQEKLAHLRELDKQSKKKRYKKSPGK; this comes from the coding sequence ATGGATCTTTTTGCCAGCAGTGCCCCTGCATATCAACCGCTTGCTGCGCGCATGCGCCCGCGCAATCTGGATGATTATATTGGTCAGGAGCACCTGCTCAGTGTGGGCAAACCGCTGCGCGAAGCTATCACTCGCGGTCAACTGCACTCGATGATTTTGTGGGGCCCACCTGGTGTGGGTAAAACCTCGCTTGCCAAATTATTCGCCGAGCAGGCAGATGCGCGGTTTGAATCCTTGTCAGCGGTTTTGTCCGGCGTAAAAGAAATTCGTGCCGCTGTCGCAACCGCGCAGCAAGAGCGCATCTCCAGTCGTCGCAAAACCATTTTATTTGTCGATGAAGTACATCGCTTCAACAAATCCCAACAGGATGCATTTCTGCCTTATGTGGAAGACGGCACTTTTATTTTTATCGGTGCAACCACTGAAAATCCCTCGTTTGAATTAAACAACGCACTGCTCTCACGGTGCCGTGTGTATGTGCTGCGCGGTCTGCAGCCCGAGCAATTAAAAGACGTATTACAGCAGGCGCTCGACGATAATGAACGCGGCCTGGGCGGGCAGGACATTCGTATCGATAAGGATACGCTAATGACTCTCGCGCAAGCCGCCGATGGCGATGCACGCAAAGCGCTTAACTTGCTGGAAATTTCCGCTGATCTCGCCGAAGACGCCGGCGATCACAAAATCATCAATGAACAAGTGATTGCTGAAGTCTTGGCGTCCGATGTGCGTCGCTTCGATAAGGGCGGCGATATTTTCTACGAGCAAATCTCCGCCCTGCATAAATCCGTGCGCGGCTCATCGCCCGACGGCGCACTTTACTGGCTTGCCAGAATGCTTGATGGTGGCTGCGATCCACTTTATATCGCCCGCCGGGTGGTGCGTATGGCAAGTGAGGATATAGGGAATGCTGACCCACGCGCGTTGCCGCTCTGTTTATCCGCATGGGATGTACAGGAACGTTTAGGTAGCCCGGAAGGGCAGTTGGCCATCGCCCAAGCCGTGGTGTATTTGGCCTGCGCACCCAAAAGTAATGCTGTGTATAATGCGTTCAATCAGGTCATGGCTGATGTTCGCTCCCAACCCGCATTTGATGTTCCCATGCATTTACGCAATGCACCGACCAAGCTGATGAAAAGCATGGATTACGGTGCGGAATATCGCTACGCCCACGACGAACCCGGCGCCTATGCGGCAGGTGAAAATTATTTGCCGGAAGAGATCGCCCAAGCGCGTTACTACCAACCGGTCGAACGTGGTTTGGAATTAAAAATTCAGGAAAAGCTTGCCCATCTACGCGAGTTGGATAAGCAAAGTAAAAAGAAACGCTACAAAAAATCGCCCGGAAAATAA